From Streptomyces chrestomyceticus JCM 4735, one genomic window encodes:
- a CDS encoding 1-phosphofructokinase family hexose kinase has product MILTVTLNAALDITYRVPRLQPHSTNRVTEVSERPGGKGLNVARVLTALGHRAVATGFAGGGTGDALRSLLAQETSVTDALVPVGDATRRTVAVVDESTGDTTQLNEPGPVVTPAEWDAFMSTYRELLTGAQAVALCGSLPPGVPVDVYARLTRAARTAGVPVLLDTSGEPLRRGLAARPDLAKPNADELAALTGSTEPLRAARDARRRGAHTVAASLGADGMLVVTADGAWQAAPPRRIAGNPTGAGDSAVAGLLSGLVEDLPWPARLARAVALSAATVRAPAAGEFDRGTYEELLGRVTVTEHPVAA; this is encoded by the coding sequence ATGATCCTCACGGTCACGCTGAACGCAGCCCTCGACATCACCTACCGCGTGCCCCGGCTCCAGCCGCACTCCACCAACCGCGTCACCGAGGTCTCCGAGCGCCCGGGCGGCAAGGGCCTGAACGTCGCCCGGGTGCTGACCGCGCTCGGCCACCGGGCGGTCGCCACCGGCTTCGCGGGCGGCGGCACCGGCGACGCGCTGCGCTCGCTGCTCGCCCAGGAGACCTCGGTGACCGACGCGCTGGTCCCGGTCGGCGACGCGACCCGGCGCACCGTCGCCGTCGTGGACGAGTCCACCGGCGACACCACCCAGCTCAACGAGCCGGGCCCGGTCGTCACCCCCGCCGAGTGGGACGCGTTCATGTCCACCTACCGCGAACTGCTCACCGGCGCACAGGCGGTGGCCCTGTGCGGCAGCCTCCCGCCGGGCGTCCCCGTCGACGTCTACGCGCGGCTGACCCGCGCCGCCCGTACGGCGGGCGTACCCGTCCTCCTGGACACCAGCGGCGAACCGCTGCGCCGCGGCCTGGCCGCCCGCCCCGACCTCGCCAAGCCCAACGCCGACGAACTGGCCGCCCTCACCGGCTCCACCGAACCCCTGCGCGCCGCCCGCGACGCCCGCCGCCGCGGCGCCCACACGGTGGCCGCCTCTCTGGGCGCCGACGGCATGCTCGTGGTCACCGCGGACGGCGCCTGGCAGGCCGCCCCGCCCCGCCGCATCGCCGGCAACCCGACCGGCGCCGGCGACTCCGCGGTGGCCGGCCTGCTCTCCGGCCTGGTCGAAGACCTGCCCTGGCCGGCCCGGCTGGCGCGCGCGGTGGCTCTGTCGGCGGCGACCGTACGGGCCCCGGCGGCCGGGGAGTTCGACCGGGGTACGTACGAAGAGCTGCTGGGGCGCGTGACGGTGACGGAGCATCCGGTGGCGGCATAG
- a CDS encoding carbohydrate-binding protein, translating into MTAGNNGAGTPEDDDPFAHLYRSEGGEGGGQGAAGGGSAARRPGVPRASYNQVRAVGERQYGQRQYGQQQVPAQQPYGQQNQQPYGQQNAHYAAPETLPGGGDARQGPPPGHGNGGAPRRNHKGLLIGAVSVVAVVCIGIGVAMITNKDGGKKDEAGGGADPTPTAGESVKPSDKPSGKPSQGPLPKEAAASLSLSPEATTDKSVPGAKAANGAYVSLNKVGASATWSVDVPKSGEYTLLIDYGVPGKDMKASLGVNGGQPDKINMSNFAHAAEGAWDKGWTTTYRWINLNQGTNTLKISCEQGDQCEVNLDRVYLKAGHVKR; encoded by the coding sequence ATGACGGCCGGCAACAACGGTGCGGGCACGCCCGAGGACGACGACCCGTTCGCCCACCTCTACCGCTCCGAGGGCGGCGAGGGCGGCGGGCAGGGCGCGGCGGGCGGCGGCTCGGCAGCGCGTCGGCCGGGTGTACCGCGTGCCTCGTACAACCAGGTGCGCGCGGTCGGTGAGCGCCAGTACGGACAGCGGCAGTACGGCCAGCAGCAGGTCCCCGCGCAGCAGCCGTACGGACAGCAGAACCAGCAGCCGTACGGGCAGCAGAACGCCCACTACGCCGCCCCCGAGACGCTCCCGGGCGGCGGCGACGCCCGCCAGGGCCCGCCCCCGGGCCACGGCAACGGCGGCGCGCCCCGGCGCAACCACAAGGGGCTGCTGATCGGCGCGGTCTCGGTCGTCGCGGTGGTGTGCATCGGCATCGGCGTGGCGATGATCACCAACAAGGACGGCGGCAAGAAGGACGAGGCGGGCGGCGGTGCCGACCCGACCCCGACGGCCGGCGAGTCCGTCAAGCCCAGCGACAAGCCGTCCGGCAAGCCGTCCCAGGGGCCGCTGCCGAAGGAGGCCGCGGCGTCGCTCTCGCTCAGCCCGGAGGCGACCACGGACAAGTCGGTACCGGGCGCCAAGGCGGCGAACGGCGCCTACGTGTCGCTGAACAAGGTCGGCGCTTCCGCCACCTGGTCGGTCGACGTTCCCAAGAGCGGTGAGTACACCCTGCTGATCGACTACGGGGTGCCGGGGAAGGACATGAAGGCGTCGCTCGGGGTGAACGGCGGGCAGCCCGACAAGATCAACATGTCGAACTTCGCGCACGCCGCCGAAGGAGCCTGGGACAAGGGCTGGACGACCACCTACCGGTGGATCAACCTCAACCAGGGCACCAACACGCTCAAGATCTCCTGCGAGCAGGGCGACCAGTGCGAGGTCAACCTCGACCGGGTCTACCTCAAGGCGGGGCACGTCAAGCGCTGA
- a CDS encoding flavin reductase family protein: MFTKTSAATPGDHPAAPATPLSAPGEGSIPHPGGVSDDEFRAALSRLAAGVVLITAHDPDDGPRGEDVGMTATAFMSVSLEPPLVMVSVRNNSRMDDLLERQPLWAISVLSQGQRHIAGRFAMKNRISDRLLFEDIPTERGEQAGAPLIGGALAHLECRTEQRVVAGDHTLVIGRVLAADAGGDDKGPLTYFRGKYRHLG, encoded by the coding sequence GTGTTCACGAAAACCTCCGCCGCCACGCCCGGCGATCACCCCGCGGCGCCCGCCACGCCACTCTCCGCGCCCGGTGAAGGGTCGATCCCCCATCCTGGAGGGGTGAGTGACGACGAGTTCCGCGCCGCCCTGTCCCGGCTCGCCGCCGGGGTCGTACTGATCACCGCGCACGATCCGGACGACGGACCGCGCGGCGAGGACGTGGGCATGACCGCCACGGCGTTCATGTCGGTGTCGCTCGAACCGCCCTTGGTGATGGTGAGCGTTCGCAACAACTCCCGCATGGACGACCTGCTGGAGCGCCAGCCCCTTTGGGCTATTTCGGTGCTGTCGCAGGGACAGCGGCACATTGCGGGCCGGTTCGCCATGAAGAACCGCATCAGCGACCGACTGCTCTTCGAGGACATTCCTACGGAACGGGGCGAACAGGCCGGAGCCCCGCTGATCGGCGGCGCCCTGGCCCACCTGGAATGCCGTACCGAACAGCGGGTCGTGGCCGGCGATCACACCCTGGTCATCGGGCGCGTGCTGGCGGCAGACGCAGGCGGGGACGACAAGGGGCCGCTCACCTACTTCCGGGGGAAGTACCGGCACTTGGGATGA
- the arfB gene encoding alternative ribosome rescue aminoacyl-tRNA hydrolase ArfB — translation MSGPYVIRGSVALPEAELVWRFTRSSGPGGQHVNTSDSQVELRFDVAATDALPEVWKERALQRLAERGRLLNGGVVSVRASEHRSQWRNRETAAVRLASLLAEVTAPPPKPRRKSRIPRGINERRLREKKQRGDVKRGRSGRDWG, via the coding sequence ATGTCAGGGCCCTATGTCATCCGCGGTTCGGTCGCTCTTCCGGAGGCCGAGCTGGTGTGGCGTTTCACGCGTTCCTCGGGGCCCGGCGGGCAGCACGTCAACACGTCGGACAGTCAGGTGGAGTTGCGTTTCGACGTCGCGGCCACCGACGCGCTGCCCGAGGTGTGGAAGGAACGGGCGCTCCAGCGGCTCGCCGAGCGCGGCCGGCTGCTGAACGGCGGAGTGGTGTCCGTACGGGCCTCCGAGCACCGTTCCCAGTGGCGCAACCGGGAGACCGCCGCCGTACGGCTCGCCTCGCTCCTCGCCGAGGTCACCGCGCCACCGCCCAAGCCCCGGCGCAAGAGTCGGATACCGCGCGGGATCAACGAACGCCGGCTGCGGGAGAAGAAGCAGCGCGGCGACGTCAAGCGCGGCCGCTCCGGCCGCGACTGGGGCTGA
- a CDS encoding TerD family protein, with protein sequence MAVSLSKGGNVSLTKEAPGLTAVTVGLGWDVRTTTGTDFDLDASAIAVNTSGKVYSDQHFVFFNNKVTPDQSIEHTGDNVTGEGEGDDEQIKVNLAALPADIDKIVFPVSIYDAENRSQNFGQVRNAFIRIVNQAGGAEIARYDLSEDAATETAMVFGELYRNGAEWKFRAVGQGYASGLVGIAKDFGVNV encoded by the coding sequence ATGGCTGTAAGCCTGTCCAAGGGCGGCAACGTCTCGCTCACCAAGGAGGCACCGGGCCTGACCGCCGTCACGGTCGGCCTCGGCTGGGACGTCCGCACCACCACCGGCACGGACTTCGACCTCGACGCGAGCGCCATCGCGGTCAACACGAGCGGCAAGGTCTACTCGGACCAGCACTTCGTCTTCTTCAACAACAAGGTCACGCCGGACCAGTCCATCGAGCACACCGGTGACAACGTCACCGGTGAGGGCGAGGGCGACGACGAGCAGATCAAGGTCAACCTGGCCGCCCTCCCGGCGGACATCGACAAGATCGTCTTCCCGGTCTCGATCTACGACGCCGAGAACCGCAGCCAGAACTTCGGCCAGGTGCGCAACGCCTTCATCCGCATCGTCAACCAGGCCGGCGGCGCCGAGATCGCCCGCTACGACCTGAGCGAGGACGCGGCCACCGAGACCGCCATGGTCTTCGGCGAGCTCTACCGCAACGGCGCCGAGTGGAAGTTCCGCGCCGTCGGCCAGGGCTACGCCTCCGGCCTGGTCGGCATCGCAAAGGACTTCGGCGTCAACGTCTGA
- a CDS encoding SGNH/GDSL hydrolase family protein, whose product MTRRSGVALFAAAVLAALPVLGTERDAAAVAAATPVAGAAGAQSGGHGSGGYRDHSSGQRWRGGWATSVQAPNALNPNWSTQGFTDQTVRQVVRVSTGGTQARIELSNRYGRTPLTITGATIARTGKGAAVQDGTVRQLLFGRQQSVTVPAGGEVRSDGLPMKVKALESLTVTLYLAGPTGPATYHQSALATTYRAAGDHRADTGGAAFTEQSQSWYYLSGVEVTGGKDDARRGAVVTFGDSITDGFGATVDANRRYPDVLAERFAAIGHPRSVLNQGISGNRVTADSTWAGEKGVARFRHDVLGEPNVGTVIVLEGINDIGASAWPDWPGGPAPDVSLAQLIEGHRSLIRQAHAAGVKVIGATVTPFKGAAYYSERGEAKRDGLNEWIRTSGEYDEVVDLDRALADPADQDRLAPAYDVGDHLHPSDAGYRAMAEAVDLDEL is encoded by the coding sequence ATGACCAGACGGTCGGGCGTCGCACTGTTCGCCGCCGCGGTACTGGCGGCACTTCCGGTGCTCGGCACGGAGCGGGATGCGGCCGCGGTGGCCGCGGCGACGCCTGTGGCGGGGGCCGCGGGGGCTCAGAGCGGCGGCCACGGCAGCGGTGGCTACCGTGATCACAGCAGCGGGCAGCGATGGCGGGGCGGCTGGGCGACCTCCGTGCAGGCACCGAACGCGCTGAATCCGAACTGGTCGACGCAGGGCTTCACCGACCAGACGGTCCGGCAGGTGGTCCGGGTGAGTACGGGTGGCACCCAGGCCCGTATCGAGCTGTCCAACCGATACGGCCGTACGCCGCTGACCATAACCGGCGCGACCATCGCCCGTACGGGTAAGGGGGCGGCGGTGCAGGACGGGACCGTACGGCAGTTGCTCTTCGGGCGGCAGCAGTCGGTGACCGTGCCCGCGGGCGGCGAGGTGCGCAGCGACGGGCTGCCGATGAAGGTCAAGGCGCTGGAGTCCCTGACCGTGACGCTGTACCTGGCCGGGCCCACCGGGCCGGCCACCTACCACCAGTCGGCCCTTGCCACGACCTACCGCGCGGCGGGTGACCACCGTGCGGACACCGGGGGCGCGGCCTTCACCGAGCAGTCGCAGTCCTGGTACTACCTGTCGGGGGTGGAGGTCACCGGCGGTAAGGACGACGCCCGCCGTGGCGCGGTGGTGACCTTCGGCGACTCCATCACCGACGGCTTCGGCGCGACCGTGGACGCGAACCGCCGCTATCCGGACGTGCTGGCGGAGCGCTTCGCGGCCATCGGGCACCCGCGCAGCGTGCTCAACCAGGGCATCAGCGGGAACCGGGTCACCGCGGACTCGACGTGGGCCGGTGAGAAGGGCGTGGCCCGTTTCCGGCACGACGTACTCGGCGAGCCGAACGTGGGCACGGTCATCGTCCTGGAGGGGATCAACGACATCGGCGCCAGCGCCTGGCCGGACTGGCCCGGCGGCCCGGCCCCGGACGTGTCGCTCGCCCAGCTCATCGAGGGGCACCGCTCACTGATCCGCCAGGCTCACGCGGCGGGAGTGAAGGTGATCGGAGCGACGGTGACGCCGTTCAAGGGCGCCGCGTACTACTCCGAGCGGGGCGAGGCCAAGCGGGACGGGCTCAACGAGTGGATACGTACCTCCGGCGAGTACGACGAGGTCGTGGACCTGGACCGGGCCCTGGCCGACCCGGCCGACCAGGACCGCCTGGCCCCTGCCTATGACGTCGGCGACCACCTGCACCCGAGCGACGCGGGATACCGCGCCATGGCGGAGGCGGTCGATCTGGACGAGCTGTAA
- a CDS encoding pentapeptide repeat-containing protein produces the protein MREARRPTVRLPELKAYTDTELETEGDYDGLEFADADLMGQPARGARFMDCALRRCALDETVLSRARFIDSVLDGVRGVGTDLSQASLRDVEVLDARLGGVQMHAAVLERVVVRGGKIDFLNLRKAKLKDVAFEGCVLVEADFAGAELERVSFDDCTLSRVDFSAVRMRDVDLRGVARLDIARGVDRLAGAVISSAQLMDLAPAFAAEIGVRVE, from the coding sequence GTGCGGGAGGCGCGGCGGCCGACGGTGCGGTTGCCGGAGCTGAAGGCGTACACGGACACCGAGTTGGAGACCGAGGGCGACTACGACGGGCTGGAGTTCGCGGACGCCGACCTGATGGGGCAGCCGGCGCGCGGGGCCCGGTTCATGGACTGTGCGCTGCGGCGGTGCGCGCTGGACGAGACGGTCCTGAGCAGGGCGCGGTTCATCGACAGCGTGCTGGACGGAGTGCGCGGGGTGGGGACGGACCTGTCACAGGCGTCGCTGAGGGATGTCGAGGTCCTGGACGCCCGGCTCGGCGGCGTCCAGATGCACGCGGCGGTGCTGGAGCGGGTGGTGGTGCGCGGCGGGAAGATCGACTTCCTGAACCTGCGCAAGGCGAAGCTGAAGGACGTCGCCTTCGAGGGATGTGTCCTGGTGGAGGCGGACTTCGCCGGCGCGGAGCTTGAACGGGTGAGCTTCGACGACTGCACGCTGTCCCGGGTGGACTTCAGCGCCGTACGGATGCGCGATGTGGACCTGCGCGGGGTGGCCCGGCTGGACATCGCCCGGGGGGTCGACCGGCTGGCGGGCGCGGTGATCAGTTCGGCACAGCTGATGGACCTGGCGCCGGCCTTCGCGGCGGAGATAGGGGTGCGGGTGGAGTGA
- a CDS encoding zinc-binding dehydrogenase, producing MHAIRLHTFGPAENLTYEQVEDPSPGPGQVRIAVAAAGVHLLDTFIREGLTGGPAPLPDLPTVPGREVAGTVEALGEGTDPVWLGRRVVAHLGMNPGGYAEKAVVHAEKLHDIPENLDEAQAVAMIGTGRTTMGILLFADLAADDVVIVTAAAGGIGSLLVQYAKNAGATVIGLAGGPVKAERVRKLGADLAVDYKEADWPAEVRAFLDGRDAPGATLLFDSVGGAPGRAAVDLLARGGRHLVFGWSSGGPLTGGPLEFAEGELAERGITSEYVLGPAMMAKAGGDQPMRTLETASLAEAVAGRLVPDVQRFPLAEAAAAHRALENRGTMGKVVLIP from the coding sequence ATGCACGCGATCCGGCTGCACACCTTCGGCCCCGCCGAGAACCTCACGTATGAGCAGGTCGAAGACCCGAGCCCGGGCCCCGGCCAGGTGCGGATCGCCGTGGCAGCGGCCGGCGTCCACCTGCTCGACACCTTCATCCGCGAGGGCCTCACCGGCGGCCCCGCCCCGCTCCCCGACCTGCCGACCGTCCCCGGCCGAGAGGTCGCCGGCACGGTGGAGGCCCTCGGCGAGGGCACGGACCCCGTGTGGCTGGGCCGCCGGGTCGTCGCCCACCTGGGCATGAACCCTGGCGGCTACGCCGAGAAGGCCGTCGTCCACGCCGAAAAGCTCCACGACATCCCCGAAAACCTGGACGAGGCCCAGGCCGTAGCCATGATCGGCACCGGCCGCACCACCATGGGCATCCTGCTCTTCGCCGACCTCGCAGCCGACGACGTCGTGATCGTCACGGCGGCGGCCGGCGGCATCGGCTCGCTGCTCGTCCAGTACGCGAAGAACGCCGGCGCGACCGTCATCGGCCTCGCCGGCGGCCCGGTCAAGGCCGAACGCGTACGGAAGCTGGGGGCCGACCTCGCCGTGGACTACAAGGAAGCCGACTGGCCCGCCGAGGTACGCGCCTTCCTGGACGGGCGGGACGCCCCCGGCGCCACCCTCCTCTTCGACTCCGTGGGCGGCGCACCGGGCCGCGCCGCCGTGGACCTGCTCGCCCGCGGCGGACGTCACCTCGTCTTCGGCTGGTCCTCGGGCGGGCCGCTGACCGGCGGACCGCTGGAGTTCGCCGAAGGCGAGCTGGCCGAACGCGGCATCACCTCGGAGTACGTACTCGGCCCGGCGATGATGGCCAAGGCGGGCGGCGACCAGCCGATGCGCACTCTGGAGACCGCGTCCCTCGCCGAGGCGGTAGCCGGCCGTCTCGTACCGGACGTGCAGCGTTTCCCCCTGGCCGAGGCGGCGGCCGCGCACCGCGCCCTGGAGAACCGCGGCACGATGGGCAAGGTCGTCCTGATCCCGTAG
- a CDS encoding AraC family transcriptional regulator codes for MLERLNEALDHIEAHIRRRVEVTELARIAVTSEYHFRRMFSALAGMPLSEYIRRRRLTVAGAEVLAGDRTLLDIAVRYGYGSGEAFARAFRAVHGVGPGEARRYGAPLHAQPRMSFRLVVEGSSSMRYRIVEKEQFHVVGKKARVPLVHQGVNPAIAEFIRSIGQETTERITALSDQRPEGLVAVCDDLDPSRAEGTELDYYHGVVTRADAPDDDLDTLVVPPGTWAVFENAGPFPEALQILWRDVFTQWFPSNPYQSRPGPEILRTRLSDDGTQADAALWIPVERVAVSD; via the coding sequence GTGCTGGAACGGCTGAACGAGGCCCTGGATCACATCGAGGCGCACATTCGCCGCCGGGTCGAGGTGACCGAGCTGGCCAGAATCGCCGTCACGTCGGAATACCACTTCCGCCGTATGTTCTCCGCGCTCGCCGGGATGCCGCTGTCGGAATACATCCGCCGCCGGCGGCTCACGGTCGCTGGGGCCGAAGTGCTCGCCGGGGACCGGACACTGCTGGACATCGCGGTGCGGTACGGATACGGCTCGGGCGAAGCGTTCGCGCGGGCTTTCCGGGCCGTACACGGTGTGGGCCCCGGCGAAGCCCGGCGGTACGGTGCTCCGCTGCACGCGCAGCCCCGGATGTCCTTCCGACTCGTCGTCGAAGGAAGCAGCAGTATGCGATACCGAATCGTGGAGAAGGAACAGTTCCACGTCGTAGGCAAGAAGGCGCGCGTCCCGCTCGTACATCAAGGGGTGAACCCGGCCATCGCGGAATTTATCCGGAGTATCGGCCAGGAGACGACGGAACGGATCACCGCGCTCTCCGACCAGCGGCCGGAAGGCCTCGTGGCCGTGTGCGACGACCTCGACCCGAGCCGCGCGGAGGGCACCGAACTCGACTACTACCACGGCGTGGTGACCCGGGCGGACGCGCCGGACGACGACCTGGACACGCTGGTCGTCCCGCCGGGCACCTGGGCGGTATTCGAGAACGCCGGCCCTTTCCCCGAGGCGCTGCAGATCCTTTGGCGCGACGTGTTCACGCAGTGGTTCCCGTCCAACCCGTACCAGAGCAGGCCGGGCCCCGAAATCCTCCGCACCCGCCTCTCCGACGACGGAACCCAGGCGGACGCGGCACTGTGGATTCCTGTGGAACGCGTAGCCGTTTCCGACTGA
- a CDS encoding class I SAM-dependent methyltransferase, producing MVNHQDETRTAYDGVVELYASLFANRLETQPFSRTMIGTFAELVRATGNPRAADVGCGPGHLTAMLHELGLDAFGLDLAPGMIDHARQAHPALRFQEARMESLPIEDAALGGVLAHYSMIHTPPGELPELLAEQARVLAPDGLLLVSFFGTDEQEPVRFDHKVAPAYSWPADRLAELLADAELVPFARLLHDPASERGFLDAHLLARRS from the coding sequence GTGGTGAATCACCAGGACGAGACCAGGACGGCCTACGACGGAGTCGTCGAGCTGTACGCATCGCTGTTCGCAAACCGGCTGGAGACACAGCCTTTCTCCCGGACCATGATCGGCACCTTCGCCGAACTGGTGCGCGCGACGGGCAACCCGCGGGCAGCGGACGTCGGGTGCGGTCCCGGACATCTGACAGCCATGCTGCACGAACTGGGCCTGGACGCCTTCGGACTCGACCTCGCCCCCGGCATGATCGACCACGCCCGGCAGGCCCATCCGGCGCTGCGCTTCCAGGAGGCGCGGATGGAGTCCCTGCCGATCGAGGACGCCGCGCTCGGCGGCGTACTGGCCCACTACTCGATGATCCACACCCCTCCGGGAGAACTGCCGGAGCTGCTCGCCGAGCAGGCACGCGTCCTGGCGCCGGATGGCCTGCTCCTGGTCTCCTTCTTCGGGACCGACGAACAAGAACCGGTCCGCTTCGACCACAAGGTGGCGCCTGCCTACAGCTGGCCGGCGGATCGCCTGGCCGAACTGCTGGCCGACGCCGAGCTCGTTCCCTTCGCCCGGTTGCTCCACGATCCAGCCTCCGAAAGGGGCTTCCTCGACGCCCATCTGCTGGCCCGCCGTTCGTAG
- a CDS encoding IS5 family transposase (programmed frameshift), whose protein sequence is MVGRGELTDAAWGRIEPLLPQVDGRGRPWRDHRQVVHGVLWRLRTGAPWRDLPERYGPWQTVYERFARWEADGTWAKLLEHVQVHDDAGGRVEWIVAVDSTINRAHQHAAGARKRGTQTGDELEDPGRSQAHQALGRSRGGLTTKVHLAVDGRGLPLSIVLTPGNVNDATAFADVLDGVRTPRVGTGRPRTTPDRVLGDKAYSSRAIRHLLRRRGIAATIPERRDQVANRRRRGRFGGRPPAFDREIYRDRNVVERCFARLKQFRAIATRFDKLADRYRAGVVLASLILWLRETAR, encoded by the exons GTGGTAGGTCGAGGTGAGTTGACGGATGCGGCATGGGGGCGGATAGAGCCCCTTTTGCCCCAGGTGGACGGACGGGGCCGTCCGTGGCGTGATCACCGGCAGGTGGTCCACGGCGTGCTGTGGCGGCTACGGACCGGGGCTCCTTGGCGCGACCTGCCCGAGCGGTATGGGCCGTGGCAGACCGTCTACGAGCGGTTCGCCCGCTGGGAGGCCGATGGCACGTGGGCGAAGCTGCTGGAGCATGTCCAGGTCCATGATGACGCGGGGGGCCGGGTGGAGTGGATCGTCGCCGTTGACTCCACGATCAACCGGGCCCACCAGCACGCCGCGGGCGCCCGTAAAAGGGGGACGCAGACAG GGGACGAACTGGAAGATCCGGGCCGCTCGCAGGCGCATCAGGCACTCGGTCGGTCCCGGGGCGGGCTGACCACCAAGGTCCATCTCGCCGTCGACGGCCGGGGACTGCCGCTGTCGATCGTGCTCACACCCGGAAACGTCAACGACGCCACCGCGTTCGCCGACGTCCTCGACGGGGTCCGCACCCCGCGCGTCGGCACGGGCCGCCCGCGCACGACACCGGACCGTGTGCTGGGTGACAAGGCCTACTCCAGCAGGGCCATCCGTCATCTGCTGAGGCGTCGGGGCATCGCCGCCACGATCCCCGAGCGCCGCGACCAGGTGGCCAACCGTCGACGCAGGGGGCGCTTCGGTGGCCGGCCACCCGCCTTTGACAGGGAGATCTATCGCGACCGCAACGTGGTCGAACGATGCTTCGCTCGCCTCAAGCAGTTCCGTGCGATCGCAACTAGGTTCGACAAGCTCGCGGACCGCTACCGCGCGGGAGTCGTCCTAGCCTCCCTGATTCTCTGGCTCCGCGAAACGGCCAGGTGA
- a CDS encoding IS481 family transposase, giving the protein MIHRNAPLTPTGRLRLARCVVEEGWPLRRAAERFQVSHTTAARWAGRYQRHGHAGMEDRSSRPHHQPHRTPAAVENEVVRLRREHRIGPLRLAVRAGVAPSTAHRVLSRHGLPPLAATDRATGEPVRRYERQRPGELLHVDVKKLGRIPDGGGHRALGRAAGRKNRAGAGLAYLHTALDDHTRLAYTEDLPDEKADTCAGFLTRATAWFAARGITVERVLTDNAWAYSQNTWRRTCRELDLQPRWTKPWRPQTNGKVERFHRTLLDEWAYHRPYTSDTERQAAFADWLDWYNYHRPHTGIGGHTPASRVTNLCEQHI; this is encoded by the coding sequence GTGATCCACCGTAACGCTCCACTGACCCCGACCGGCCGCCTGCGGCTGGCCCGGTGCGTCGTCGAGGAGGGCTGGCCGTTGCGCCGGGCGGCCGAACGGTTCCAGGTCAGCCACACCACAGCGGCCCGCTGGGCCGGCCGCTACCAACGCCACGGTCACGCAGGCATGGAAGACCGCTCCAGCAGGCCCCACCACCAGCCGCACCGCACACCCGCAGCGGTGGAGAACGAAGTCGTCCGCCTGCGACGCGAGCACCGGATCGGCCCACTGCGACTGGCCGTCCGCGCCGGAGTCGCCCCCTCAACCGCCCACCGCGTCCTCAGCCGGCACGGTCTGCCGCCGCTGGCCGCCACCGACCGGGCCACCGGCGAGCCGGTCCGCCGCTACGAACGACAGCGGCCCGGCGAACTGCTCCACGTCGACGTCAAAAAACTCGGCCGCATCCCCGACGGCGGCGGCCACAGAGCTCTCGGCCGGGCCGCCGGCCGCAAGAACCGCGCCGGCGCCGGGCTCGCCTACCTGCACACCGCCCTGGACGACCACACCCGCCTCGCCTACACCGAAGACCTGCCCGACGAGAAGGCAGATACCTGCGCGGGCTTCCTCACCCGGGCCACGGCCTGGTTCGCCGCCCGGGGCATCACCGTCGAACGCGTCCTGACCGACAACGCCTGGGCCTATTCCCAGAACACCTGGCGCCGCACCTGCCGCGAGCTGGACCTCCAGCCGCGCTGGACCAAGCCCTGGCGCCCGCAGACCAACGGCAAGGTCGAACGCTTCCACCGCACCCTGCTCGACGAATGGGCCTACCACCGGCCCTACACCTCAGACACCGAACGCCAGGCCGCCTTCGCCGACTGGCTGGACTGGTACAACTACCACCGACCCCACACCGGCATCGGCGGCCACACCCCAGCCAGCCGCGTCACCAACCTCTGCGAACAACACATCTAG